The following proteins come from a genomic window of Caloenas nicobarica isolate bCalNic1 chromosome 24, bCalNic1.hap1, whole genome shotgun sequence:
- the ZNF652 gene encoding zinc finger protein 652 has protein sequence MSQTANSCQQLVENCAAHVAGMAQEDGRRGQVPPPFYHGASQELDLSTKVYKRESGSPYSVLVDSKMSKPHLHEREEQPYFRENRSVGEVRAVKEDRENSGDSEEEEEEEDEVTYKREQIIVEVNLNNQTLNVSKGEKGVSSQSKETAVLKTSSEEEEGDSGEEATEDSSDYEENTRQKKKEERVEKVSVAQRRTRRAASAAAATTSPSPRTTRGRRKSVEPPKRKKKAAKEPKAPVQKSKCEEKETLTCEKCPRVFNTRWYLEKHMNVTHRRMQICDKCGKKFVLESELSLHQQTDCEKNIQCVSCNKSFKKLWSLHEHIKIVHGYAEKKFSCEICEKKFYTMAHVRKHMVAHTKDMPFTCETCGKSFKRSMSLKVHSLQHSGEKPFRCENCDERFQYKYQLRSHMSIHIGHKQFMCQWCGKDFNMKQYFDEHMKTHTGEKPFICEICGKSFTSRPNMKRHRRTHTGEKPYPCDVCGQRFRFSNMLKAHKEKCFRVTSPVTVAAAAQIPLSVTSAAAVPAAVNAAAAPAPPVSLNPVSTLPPRPIPHPYSHLHLHPHPHHPHHLPVPPVPHLPPPPALFKSEPLNHRGQSEDSFLRHLAEKTSSAQHH, from the exons ATGAGTCAAACAGCCAATTCTTGCCAACAGTTGGTTGAAAACTGCGCGGCGCATGTAGCAGGGATGGCGCAGGAGGACGGTCGCCGTGGGCAAGTGCCACCCCCGTTCTATCACGGTGCCAGCCAGGAACTCGACCTGTCCACTAAGGTGTACAAGCGGGAGTCAGGAAGCCCTTACTCGGTGCTGGTGGACAGCAAAATGAGCAAACCGCATCTCCATGAGAGAGAGGAGCAGCCGTATTTCAGGGAGAACAGATCGGTAGGAGAGGTCCGGGCTGTGAAAGAAGATAGAGAAAACTCTGGCGActctgaggaggaagaagaggaggaagatgaagtgACTTACAAAAGGGAGCAGATTATAGTAGAGGTAAACCTTAACAACCAAACATTAAATGTATCAAAAGGGGAGAAGGGTGTCTCCTCCCAGTCCAAAGAGACTGCTGTTCTTAAGACCAgcagtgaggaagaggagggtgacagTGGGGAAGAGGCCACTGAAGACAGTAGTGATTATGAGGAAAATAcgaggcagaagaaaaaagaggaaagagtgGAAAAAGTTAGTGTTGCACAAAGGAGAACAAGGAGAGCTgcatctgctgcagcagccacaaCTTCCCCATCACCCAGAACTACAAGGGGTCGTAGAAAGAGTGTGGAGCCCCCCAAGCGTAAGAAGAAAGCTGCAAAGGAGCCCAAGGCACCTGTGCAGAAATCAAAGTGTGAAGAGAAGGAGACTTTAACCTGTGAGAAGTGCCCCAGGGTGTTTAACACACGCTGGTACCTGGAGAAGCACATGAACGTCACTCACAGGCGCATGCAGATCTGCGACAAATGTGGGAAGAAATTTGTGCTAGAAAGTGAGCTGTCCCTTCACCAGCAAACagactgtgaaaaaaatatccag TGCGTTTCCTGTAATAAATCATTCAAGAAGCTCTGGTCCCTCCATGAACATATCAAGATTGTCCACGGATatgcagaaaagaaattctCTTGTGAGATTTGTGAAAAAAAGTTCTACACCATGGCCCACGTGCGGAAACACATGGTTG CACACACCAAGGACATGCCATTCACATGTGAAACCTGTGGAAAATCCTTCAAACGCAGCATGTCTCTCAAAGTACATTCCCTGCAGCATTCTGGAGAGAAACCCTTCCGATGTGAG AACTGCGACGAGAGGTTCCAGTACAAGTACCAGCTGCGTTCCCACATGAGCATCCACATCGGGCACAAGCAGTTCATGTGCCAGTGGTGTGGCAAGGACTTCAACATGAAACAGTACTTTGATGAGCACATGAAAACACACACTG GAGAGAAGCCCTTTATCTGTGAAATCTGTGGGAAAAGCTTCACCAGCCGCCCCAACATGAAGAGGCACCGCAGAACTCACACGGGGGAGAAGCCGTACCCCTGCGACGTGTGCGGCCAGCGGTTCCGCTTCTCCAACATGCTCAAGGCGCACAAGGAGAAGTGTTTCCGCGTCACCAGCCCCGTCACCGTGGCGGCCGCTGCCCAGATCCCGCTGTCCGTGACTTCTGCCGCCGCGGTCCCTGCCGCGGTGAACGCGGCCGCCGCGCCCGCGCCCCCCGTCAGCCTGAACCCCGTCAGCACGCTGCCCCCGCGCCCCATCCCGCACCCCTACTCACACCTTCACCtgcatcctcatcctcaccaCCCGCACCACCTCCCGGTGCCCCCGGTCCCGCACCTGCCCCCTCCTCCGGCTCTTTTTAAGAGCGAGCCCTTAAATCACAGAGGCCAGAGCGAGGACAGCTTTCTGCGGCACCTGGCAGAGAAAACCAGCTCGGCACAGCACCACTGA